The following proteins are encoded in a genomic region of Reichenbachiella sp.:
- a CDS encoding PadR family transcriptional regulator yields MGSTKGNHLGEFEELALLTVGALFDEAYGVAILDEIAAKTGRKVNISAVHEVLKRLEKKGFVNSRMGGATNERGGRRKRFFTLTLEGKQALDHSIGLRNELYNSIPKLTFNFV; encoded by the coding sequence ATGGGAAGTACAAAAGGAAATCACTTAGGTGAATTTGAAGAGCTAGCACTGCTAACGGTAGGAGCTCTTTTTGATGAAGCATATGGCGTAGCCATCTTAGATGAAATAGCGGCTAAAACCGGCAGAAAGGTTAATATCAGTGCGGTACACGAAGTGCTGAAACGATTGGAAAAGAAAGGATTTGTAAACTCACGAATGGGAGGAGCGACCAACGAACGTGGCGGAAGGCGTAAACGTTTTTTCACGCTAACATTAGAAGGAAAGCAAGCACTCGATCATTCTATTGGCTTGAGAAACGAACTTTACAATTCTATTCCTAAACTCACTTTTAACTTCGTTTAG